A single region of the Triticum dicoccoides isolate Atlit2015 ecotype Zavitan chromosome 2B, WEW_v2.0, whole genome shotgun sequence genome encodes:
- the LOC119367584 gene encoding uncharacterized protein LOC119367584 isoform X2: MTSTFRPLLLLPRCSSRSRSHPPHPSLPDPPFAVRDAAEPVRHARAAAGAVLRRRSHRRRARPSRPSRRRARPLRRSRPTPREPLSRESEDEDDNVDYEEHREARRRLIRTVPIVDWFDVKSNEVKTTSPRKYFVRPNASIIHPWDSCTITITLQLQKEYPTNMQSKNKFLIQSTRVAANTDMDENPPDTFNKEADKVIEEMKLKVVYTLPSGSSDDSGVTCSANRSFKQGDDDLSMLKNASIEEMTLQSSLYSSAERFQMP; this comes from the exons ATGACCTCGACCTTtcgcccactcctcctcctcccgcgttGTTCCTCCCGCAGCCGGAGCCACCCGCCACACCCTTCGCTGCCGGATCCGCCCTTCGCCGTGAGAGACGCCGCCGAGCCCGTCCGtcacgcccgagccgccgccggagCCGTCCTTCGCCGCAGGAGCCACCGCCGCCGAGCCCGTCCATCGCGCCCGAGCCGTCGCCGAGCCCGTCCATTGCGCCGGAGCCGCCCTACGCCGCGGGAGCCCCTTAGCCGGGAGTCCGAGGACGAGGATGACAACGTAGACTACGAGGAGCATCGGGAGGCCAGGCGGCGCCTGATCCGCACTGTGCCGATCGTTGACTGGTTCGATGTCAAGAGCAACGAG gTCAAGACGACGTCTCCGAGGAAGTACTTCGTCCGGCCGAACGCGAGCATCATCCACCCGTGGGATTCTTGCACGATAACAA TTACCCTACAGTTACAGAAAGAGTACCCCACAAATATGCAATCAAAGAATAAATTCTTGATTCAGAGCACCAGGGTGGCTGCCAACACCGACATGGATGAAAACCCCCCCGACACT TTCAACAAGGAGGCTGATAAGGTGATTGAGGAAATGAAGCTCAAGGTTGTCTACACATTGCCCAGTGGAAGCTCAGACGACTCTGGTGTCACATGTTCAGCAAATAGGAGCTTCAAGCAGGGCGACGACGATCTCTCG ATGCTGAAGAATGCAAGCATTGAAGAG